In one Candidatus Nitronereus thalassa genomic region, the following are encoded:
- the tig gene encoding trigger factor: MKLEVTELGPVKRAIKIEVPEDAVNKEFDRVYTDLKRQVRIPGFRPGKAPLAMLEKRYAKAAEQDVIQRLVPDYYHRAMREADVSPVLVEIPPLERMKAQRNATLTFTATVEIKPKIELRDYRPPNPISLKPDPRTVSDEDVDKALENLRQSQARIDAAPAETTLDEGLLAVVNIEGFLDGEPVEGSKKDGHLHNVGSNEPVLGIKIDEALMGKTEGQTAEVIQEYPATHPDERLAGKSVTFRLSIIGVKQKIIPALDDEFAKDCGPYETVQALKDKVRTELENSLKRTIEEAHKDQIIERLVEMHHFDLPEVLVDREVKAMVRQRLMEEQRKKGGSHPPDDQSFWEAEVKRLQQDLAPDAKKRVKLALILEAIADKEGVSISEEEIQEEITKLAHSLQIPVENIQEMIKSGGESSRQEFQDRLRSEKALQLVYQFAVIQG; encoded by the coding sequence ATGAAATTGGAAGTCACAGAATTAGGCCCAGTCAAACGCGCCATCAAGATCGAGGTGCCTGAAGATGCGGTCAATAAAGAATTCGACCGGGTCTATACCGATCTCAAACGGCAAGTTCGTATCCCAGGGTTTCGCCCCGGGAAGGCTCCCTTGGCGATGTTGGAAAAACGATATGCGAAGGCGGCTGAGCAGGATGTGATTCAACGGTTGGTACCTGACTATTATCACCGCGCGATGAGGGAAGCAGACGTGTCTCCCGTTTTGGTAGAAATTCCACCGCTCGAACGGATGAAAGCCCAGCGCAACGCGACCCTCACCTTCACCGCCACGGTGGAGATTAAACCGAAAATCGAATTGCGCGACTATCGTCCTCCCAATCCCATTTCCTTAAAGCCTGATCCTCGAACCGTTTCTGATGAAGATGTGGATAAGGCTTTGGAAAATCTGCGCCAGTCTCAGGCGAGGATTGATGCGGCTCCGGCGGAGACTACACTCGACGAAGGGCTGCTTGCCGTGGTGAATATTGAAGGCTTTCTCGATGGGGAACCGGTTGAGGGATCAAAGAAAGACGGTCATCTCCATAACGTGGGATCCAACGAACCCGTTCTGGGGATCAAGATTGACGAAGCGTTGATGGGCAAAACCGAAGGGCAAACCGCGGAAGTCATTCAAGAATATCCTGCTACTCATCCAGACGAACGGTTGGCGGGAAAGTCGGTGACGTTTCGGCTTTCTATTATTGGAGTCAAGCAAAAAATTATCCCAGCGTTGGATGACGAATTCGCGAAGGACTGCGGCCCGTATGAAACTGTGCAAGCACTGAAAGACAAAGTGCGCACTGAATTGGAAAACTCACTTAAGCGAACGATTGAGGAAGCCCATAAAGATCAAATCATCGAGCGCTTAGTGGAAATGCATCATTTTGACCTCCCCGAAGTGTTGGTGGATCGAGAAGTTAAAGCCATGGTCCGTCAGCGCTTAATGGAAGAGCAAAGGAAAAAGGGTGGCAGTCATCCCCCTGATGATCAGAGTTTTTGGGAAGCCGAGGTAAAGCGGTTGCAGCAAGATCTTGCTCCTGATGCCAAAAAGCGCGTGAAACTCGCCTTGATCCTCGAAGCCATTGCGGACAAAGAGGGTGTATCCATTTCCGAGGAAGAGATTCAAGAGGAAATCACCAAATTAGCGCACAGCCTTCAAATTCCAGTGGAAAATATTCAGGAAATGATAAAATCGGGTGGGGAGTCGTCGCGTCAAGAATTTCAGGATCGGCTTCGGTCGGAGAAGGCCTTGCAACTCGTCTATCAATTTGCAGTGATTCAAGGATAA